One Gordonia mangrovi genomic region harbors:
- a CDS encoding maleylpyruvate isomerase family mycothiol-dependent enzyme encodes MAKTLLPVEPIVDALVAQWQTLDDVVSALGDDQWSADSILPGWSVADIVAHVIGTESILEGRDVTSTRDVSALDHVRNPIGELNERWLDHYRESSRADVMAALREIVGVRTDHLRATSQEQFDADALTPAGQDTYGRFMRIRVFDCWMHEIDLRDSTDGSTPSDEGPAAVALDEIAASLPFVVGKRAKTPKGSAVLFVLEGVGARRIRIYVDDRAAKVDQFPDGDASADVTLTLDSVDLARLAGGRTSADPSRVAITGDHEIGRAIVGALNYVI; translated from the coding sequence ATGGCCAAGACCCTGCTACCGGTGGAGCCGATCGTCGACGCCCTCGTCGCGCAATGGCAGACGCTCGATGATGTGGTGTCCGCGCTCGGTGACGATCAGTGGTCGGCGGACTCGATCCTGCCGGGCTGGTCGGTGGCCGACATCGTGGCACACGTGATCGGCACCGAGAGCATCCTCGAAGGGCGTGACGTGACCTCGACCCGCGATGTGAGTGCGCTCGACCACGTGCGCAATCCGATCGGTGAACTCAACGAACGCTGGCTCGACCACTATCGGGAGTCGTCACGGGCGGATGTGATGGCCGCCTTACGAGAGATCGTCGGCGTCCGCACCGACCATCTGCGTGCCACGAGCCAGGAACAGTTCGACGCCGACGCGCTGACCCCGGCCGGACAGGACACCTACGGGCGGTTCATGCGTATCCGCGTCTTCGACTGCTGGATGCACGAGATCGACCTCCGGGACAGCACCGACGGGTCGACACCGTCGGATGAGGGGCCGGCCGCCGTCGCACTCGACGAGATCGCGGCGTCCCTGCCGTTCGTGGTCGGCAAGCGGGCCAAGACCCCGAAGGGCTCGGCGGTGTTGTTCGTGCTCGAGGGTGTCGGGGCTCGGCGGATCCGGATCTACGTCGACGATCGAGCCGCCAAGGTCGACCAGTTCCCGGACGGCGACGCATCCGCCGACGTCACGCTGACCCTCGATTCCGTCGATCTCGCCCGCTTGGCAGGCGGACGGACAAGTGCGGACCCGAGTCGTGTTGCGATCACCGGAGACCACGAGATCGGTCGAGCCATCGTCGGCGCCCTCAACTATGTGATCTGA